One genomic segment of Dehalococcoidia bacterium includes these proteins:
- the fmt gene encoding methionyl-tRNA formyltransferase, translated as MNIVFFGTPPSIKPILDSVITNHRIIGIVSKKVPKKTKRRKFKESELKRFSNQKNIPYFDPTKIDESFSSELRKLNPDIFLVCAYGSILPEKIINIPKFGSINIHPSLLPKYRGPSPIQSSILNLDKESGYSIIKMDKGIDTGDILYRSQPIKLNKNEKYEDLLNILLYESSKGINSAIENLVKNQNIKKQEDKQASYTKIIKKHEGHIDWQDSAEKIEAKFRAFYSWPQVYSFHNNKRFKILDMKVTDYLSEFSGKISKLKSSILVDTKTTKIIINKIQFDGKNPIDALPYFGNFDLSKINL; from the coding sequence ATGAACATTGTTTTTTTTGGAACGCCTCCATCAATTAAGCCTATTTTAGATTCTGTTATTACAAATCACAGAATTATAGGAATAGTGTCAAAAAAAGTTCCAAAAAAAACAAAAAGAAGAAAATTCAAAGAATCTGAATTGAAAAGATTTTCAAATCAGAAAAATATTCCTTATTTTGATCCAACCAAAATTGATGAAAGTTTTTCAAGTGAATTAAGAAAACTTAATCCTGATATTTTTCTTGTATGTGCATATGGCTCTATATTACCTGAAAAAATCATTAATATTCCTAAATTTGGATCCATAAATATTCATCCATCTTTGTTACCTAAATATAGAGGACCATCACCTATTCAAAGCTCTATACTAAATCTTGATAAGGAATCAGGATATTCAATCATAAAAATGGATAAAGGCATTGATACAGGCGATATATTATATAGAAGCCAACCTATAAAATTGAATAAAAATGAAAAATATGAAGATTTATTAAATATTCTTCTTTACGAATCATCAAAAGGCATTAATTCGGCTATAGAAAATTTGGTAAAGAACCAAAACATAAAAAAACAAGAAGATAAACAAGCATCATATACCAAAATTATAAAAAAACATGAGGGCCATATAGATTGGCAAGATAGCGCTGAAAAAATAGAGGCTAAATTTAGAGCTTTCTATAGTTGGCCTCAAGTATATTCTTTTCATAACAATAAAAGATTTAAGATTTTGGATATGAAAGTAACTGATTATTTATCTGAGTTTAGTGGAAAAATTAGTAAATTGAAGAGTAGTATTCTAGTAGATACTAAAACTACAAAAATAATTATTAATAAAATTCAATTTGATGGAAAGAATCCAATAGATGCACTACCTTATTTTGGAAATTTCGATTTATCAAAAATAAATCTATAA
- the gyrB gene encoding DNA topoisomerase (ATP-hydrolyzing) subunit B — MEGLEAVRKRPGMYIGTTGLEGVQHLIHEIVDNGVDEAMAGFASKIIVILNKDKSVTVIDDGRGIPVDKHKKTGISAVETVMTTLHAGGKFGGKGYQVSGGLHGVGASVVNALSSWLKVEVRRDEKVWSQSYTKGKPDGPLENRAQTDEDLKGTGTSVTWLPDQEIFPDIDYSYEAITTRFREMAYLNQGLNIQFISNYHEDLWPHNQVAFKFEGGVQSFVRNLNKKRNSIHENIMYANEVIEDVVVETAIQYNESFIDNTLSFANCIRTADGGTHVTGFRSALTRVINDYGKKQGFFKEDIQSLSGEDVREGLMCVVSVKVKDPQFEGQTKGRLGNPEVKGAVEQIIGRRLSEFVEDNPEDAKKILNKSLTSARAREAAKKARDLIIRKNALDGGSLPGKLADCSEKDPSKSELYIVEGDSAGGSAKQGRDRNFQAILPLRGKILNVEKARPEKMLLHEEIVALITAIGTGLGEDFNHEKLRYHRIIIMTDADVDGAHIRTLLLTFFYRNMPELIGAGNLYIAQPPLYKVSRGRSSKWIYSDNDLNKWISEKIYNNFSIVHSEGNKEIKGASIGKFISDIKSFSESNEIARILNLSDEEFLSLASKNLDTYKNESKDEAENIQPDLFDSEIIDDDNEIKKINESITANNHPSIIKAQKIYPEIKKFLKGHFSIKKNDEVIEENLEWSQVISSLENNADKSGFNIQRYKGLGEMNPDQLWDTTMDPENRVMLRVSADDAISADDIFRTLMGDDVEPRRDFIKSNALEVKNLDI, encoded by the coding sequence ATGGAGGGACTTGAGGCAGTAAGAAAAAGGCCCGGAATGTATATTGGAACTACAGGTTTAGAGGGAGTTCAACATCTTATTCATGAAATTGTTGATAATGGAGTAGATGAAGCAATGGCTGGATTTGCGTCAAAAATCATTGTTATTTTAAATAAAGATAAATCAGTTACTGTGATAGATGATGGAAGAGGAATTCCTGTAGATAAACATAAAAAAACAGGAATCTCGGCTGTTGAAACAGTTATGACTACGCTTCATGCAGGAGGAAAATTTGGAGGTAAAGGATATCAAGTTTCAGGAGGATTGCACGGAGTAGGTGCATCTGTAGTAAATGCACTTTCTTCATGGCTAAAGGTTGAAGTGAGGAGAGATGAAAAAGTTTGGAGCCAGTCTTACACTAAAGGGAAGCCTGATGGACCTCTTGAGAATAGGGCTCAAACAGATGAAGATTTAAAAGGTACAGGAACATCCGTAACATGGTTGCCAGATCAAGAAATTTTTCCTGATATAGATTACTCATATGAAGCAATTACTACTAGATTCAGAGAAATGGCATACTTAAATCAAGGCCTAAATATTCAATTTATTTCAAATTATCACGAAGACTTATGGCCCCATAATCAGGTTGCTTTTAAGTTTGAAGGAGGGGTACAAAGTTTTGTAAGAAATTTAAATAAAAAAAGAAATTCAATTCATGAAAATATAATGTACGCCAATGAAGTAATTGAAGATGTAGTAGTTGAAACAGCTATTCAATATAATGAATCTTTTATAGATAACACCCTTTCTTTTGCAAATTGTATAAGAACTGCGGATGGTGGGACTCACGTAACAGGTTTTAGATCAGCCTTAACCAGAGTCATCAATGATTATGGTAAAAAACAAGGTTTTTTTAAAGAAGATATCCAATCATTATCCGGTGAAGATGTAAGAGAAGGCCTGATGTGTGTAGTTTCAGTAAAAGTAAAAGATCCTCAGTTCGAAGGTCAAACTAAAGGAAGGCTTGGTAATCCTGAAGTCAAAGGGGCTGTCGAACAAATAATAGGAAGAAGACTAAGTGAATTTGTAGAAGACAATCCAGAGGATGCAAAAAAAATCCTTAATAAGTCATTAACTTCTGCAAGAGCAAGAGAAGCTGCAAAGAAAGCTAGAGATCTAATAATTAGAAAAAACGCTCTTGATGGGGGCTCTCTTCCCGGAAAACTTGCTGATTGTTCTGAAAAAGATCCCAGTAAGTCTGAATTATATATCGTTGAAGGAGATTCTGCTGGAGGGTCAGCAAAGCAAGGAAGAGATAGAAATTTCCAAGCTATTCTCCCTCTAAGAGGAAAAATATTAAATGTCGAAAAAGCTAGGCCTGAAAAAATGCTACTTCACGAAGAAATTGTGGCTTTAATTACAGCTATAGGAACAGGATTAGGAGAGGATTTTAATCATGAAAAACTAAGATATCATAGGATTATTATCATGACAGATGCTGATGTTGATGGAGCTCATATAAGGACTCTTTTGCTTACATTCTTTTATAGAAATATGCCTGAATTAATTGGAGCAGGTAATCTCTACATTGCGCAGCCTCCTTTATATAAGGTTTCAAGAGGTAGAAGTAGTAAGTGGATTTATTCAGATAATGATTTAAATAAGTGGATATCTGAAAAAATTTATAATAACTTTTCCATAGTACATTCTGAAGGTAATAAAGAAATTAAAGGCGCTTCTATAGGTAAATTTATTTCAGATATAAAATCTTTCAGTGAATCAAATGAAATAGCTAGGATACTAAACCTAAGTGATGAAGAATTTTTAAGTTTAGCATCAAAAAATTTAGATACCTATAAAAATGAATCTAAAGATGAAGCAGAAAATATACAACCAGACTTGTTTGATTCAGAAATAATTGATGATGATAATGAAATAAAGAAAATCAATGAATCTATTACAGCAAATAATCATCCATCAATTATAAAAGCTCAAAAAATATACCCAGAAATAAAAAAATTTTTGAAAGGCCATTTTTCTATAAAGAAAAATGACGAGGTAATTGAAGAAAATCTAGAATGGAGTCAAGTTATATCTTCACTTGAAAATAACGCAGATAAATCTGGTTTCAATATTCAAAGATATAAGGGGTTAGGAGAAATGAACCCAGATCAACTGTGGGATACAACTATGGACCCAGAAAATAGGGTAATGCTAAGAGTTTCTGCAGATGATGCAATATCTGCAGACGATATCTTTAGAACATTAATGGGTGACGATGTTGAACCTAGAAGAGATTTTATAAAATCCAATGCCTTAGAGGTAAAAAACTTAGATATTTAG
- the trpB gene encoding tryptophan synthase subunit beta, whose translation MTSKNINKPSINGRFGKFGGKFVPETLMSSLKEIEEAYEKYSKDNSFWEELTDLQNDFIGRPTPLYYAKNLSEKLNQKIWIKREDLAHTGAHKINNAIGQALLAKRIGKKRIIAETGAGQHGVATATACSMLNLECIVYMGEEDIKRQAPNIYRMEMLGAKVVPVTSGSKTLKDAVNEAIRDWVTNVESTYYIIGSAVGPHPYPYIVREFQSIIGIESRKQIIEKTGSLPNYVLACVGGGSNAIGIFSAFIDDLDVSLIGIEASGEGIDTQKHAATLTKGTPGILHGSLSYVLQDKFGQIQEAHSISAGLDYPGVGPEHSNLKDIERAQYYSATDTEALKGFKLLSVEEGIIPALEPAHALGFLTNWSKEIPKEQTILFLLSGRGDKDLETVSKKMESL comes from the coding sequence ATGACTTCAAAAAATATAAATAAACCGTCCATCAATGGAAGATTTGGTAAATTTGGTGGTAAGTTTGTGCCAGAAACACTAATGTCTTCACTCAAAGAAATTGAAGAAGCTTATGAAAAATATTCTAAAGACAATTCTTTTTGGGAGGAACTAACCGACTTACAAAATGACTTTATTGGTAGGCCTACTCCATTATATTACGCAAAAAACTTATCAGAAAAGCTAAACCAAAAAATTTGGATTAAAAGAGAAGATTTAGCTCATACAGGTGCTCATAAAATTAATAATGCAATTGGCCAAGCCTTGCTTGCAAAAAGAATCGGGAAAAAAAGAATAATTGCAGAAACAGGTGCTGGTCAACACGGAGTTGCCACAGCCACAGCCTGTTCGATGCTAAACCTTGAATGTATTGTATATATGGGTGAAGAAGATATTAAAAGACAAGCTCCTAATATTTATAGAATGGAAATGCTTGGAGCAAAAGTTGTACCTGTTACCTCTGGTTCTAAAACATTAAAAGATGCTGTAAATGAAGCGATTAGAGATTGGGTCACTAATGTGGAAAGTACATATTATATTATTGGAAGTGCAGTAGGGCCTCATCCATACCCATATATTGTTAGAGAATTTCAGTCTATTATAGGCATTGAATCTAGAAAACAAATTATAGAAAAAACAGGAAGCCTTCCTAATTATGTTTTAGCTTGTGTTGGGGGAGGTTCTAATGCAATTGGAATTTTCTCCGCTTTTATAGATGATTTAGATGTATCACTCATAGGGATAGAGGCGAGTGGAGAAGGTATAGACACCCAAAAACATGCTGCAACCTTAACTAAAGGAACTCCTGGAATATTACATGGATCCCTAAGCTATGTATTGCAAGATAAATTTGGACAAATTCAGGAGGCGCACTCAATTTCAGCAGGTCTTGATTATCCAGGTGTTGGCCCTGAGCATTCAAACCTTAAAGATATTGAAAGAGCACAATATTACTCTGCTACTGATACTGAAGCTTTGAAAGGCTTTAAGTTATTGTCAGTAGAGGAAGGAATAATTCCTGCTTTAGAGCCAGCTCACGCTCTAGGATTTTTGACAAATTGGTCAAAAGAAATACCTAAAGAACAGACAATTCTTTTTTTACTCTCTGGTCGAGGCGATAAAGATCTAGAAACAGTATCAAAAAAAATGGAATCATTATAA
- a CDS encoding thiamine pyrophosphate-dependent dehydrogenase E1 component subunit alpha, with protein sequence MEITKEIQKLMLERMWTIRSFEEKVIEVHEAGEFVGPAHPYIGEEAVAVGVCLALKDTDYIAGNHRSHGHPLAKGGSIKKAMAEIYGRVDGYCKGKGGSMHLADFSVGILGESGIVGSSVPVATGAGLASKMGKKDFVSVVFFGDGASNQGACHESMNLASIWKLPVIFVCENNQYAITNSYENSVAVDNVSDRAVAYNMPGILVDGQNVEAMYEATSEAVKRARNGEGPTLIEGLTYRFEEHSLGLGKIRRGEYRDKSEIDKWRERDPIDILTKKLIDRGILTNEDCKKIENNSRLEIEEAVNFARKSEFPGPDDLFEGMWANPIPKP encoded by the coding sequence ATGGAAATAACCAAGGAAATTCAAAAGCTAATGCTTGAAAGAATGTGGACAATTAGATCTTTTGAAGAAAAAGTAATTGAAGTTCATGAAGCAGGAGAGTTTGTTGGCCCAGCACATCCTTATATTGGTGAAGAAGCAGTTGCTGTAGGCGTATGTTTGGCATTGAAAGATACTGATTATATTGCTGGCAATCATAGATCTCATGGTCATCCACTTGCTAAGGGCGGGAGCATAAAAAAAGCTATGGCTGAAATTTATGGAAGAGTAGATGGCTACTGTAAAGGAAAAGGCGGCTCAATGCATCTGGCAGACTTTTCTGTAGGTATACTAGGAGAGTCAGGAATAGTTGGTTCTTCTGTTCCTGTTGCTACTGGAGCTGGCTTAGCTTCTAAAATGGGGAAAAAAGATTTTGTTTCGGTTGTTTTTTTTGGAGACGGCGCTTCTAATCAGGGGGCTTGTCACGAATCAATGAATCTCGCTTCTATCTGGAAGCTTCCAGTCATATTTGTTTGTGAAAATAATCAATATGCCATAACCAATTCATATGAAAATTCAGTAGCTGTGGATAATGTTTCGGATAGGGCAGTTGCTTATAATATGCCAGGAATTTTAGTCGATGGGCAAAATGTTGAAGCCATGTATGAGGCAACATCAGAAGCTGTTAAGAGAGCAAGAAACGGAGAAGGGCCTACTCTCATAGAAGGTTTGACATATCGTTTCGAAGAGCATTCTCTTGGCTTGGGAAAGATCAGAAGAGGAGAGTATAGAGACAAGTCAGAAATAGATAAATGGAGAGAAAGAGACCCTATAGATATTCTTACAAAAAAATTAATAGACAGAGGAATTCTTACTAACGAAGATTGTAAAAAGATTGAAAATAATTCTAGGTTAGAGATAGAAGAGGCAGTTAACTTTGCAAGAAAAAGTGAATTTCCTGGACCAGATGATTTATTCGAAGGAATGTGGGCAAATCCTATACCAAAACCTTAA
- the nadD gene encoding nicotinate (nicotinamide) nucleotide adenylyltransferase: MLKSIFFGGTFDPVHNGHIEVIKYIKNNFKFKKIFIAPAGNQYMKIVPPIATPIQRYEMCKLAFADNDIELVDYEINKLSPSYTIDTLNYINKNYPDSNISSIVLGSDAFEEINLWKKGSYLLSKYKFIVFSRNDLYQTSKENVNIVKKLSNLNSSDIRKKIKENKSVLSFTPIEIQEYIKENNLYR, encoded by the coding sequence ATGCTAAAAAGTATATTTTTTGGAGGAACATTTGACCCTGTTCACAATGGACATATAGAAGTAATAAAATACATAAAAAATAATTTTAAGTTTAAAAAAATATTTATAGCTCCAGCTGGTAACCAATATATGAAAATTGTTCCCCCAATAGCCACTCCAATTCAAAGATATGAGATGTGTAAACTAGCATTTGCTGATAACGATATTGAATTAGTTGATTATGAAATCAATAAATTATCTCCAAGTTATACTATTGATACTCTAAATTATATAAATAAAAATTATCCAGATTCTAATATCTCTAGTATAGTATTAGGTTCTGATGCATTCGAAGAAATAAATTTATGGAAGAAGGGTTCTTATCTATTAAGTAAATATAAATTCATCGTTTTCTCTAGAAATGACTTATACCAAACCTCTAAAGAAAATGTAAATATAGTAAAAAAATTATCTAATTTGAACTCTTCTGATATTAGAAAAAAAATAAAAGAAAATAAATCTGTTTTATCTTTTACACCGATTGAAATACAAGAATATATAAAGGAAAATAATTTATATAGATGA
- the cgtA gene encoding Obg family GTPase CgtA, whose product MYIDKVIINIKSGDGGKGSISFNQDSKNSRGGPDGGNGGKGGSIWIMCDKNMSSLNSFRHSKFFNAENGGNGSDQKKTGLNGKDLFIKVPDGTLIRDVKKEKNLIAVITTESEPIELFKGGKGGRGNVAFVTSKNKEPLLAEAGEKGSNYQLELDLRFFSNVCLIGRPNSGKSNIIRNISNAKVEVAEYPFTTKQPVLASISRGFKNIKIAEIPGLVSHNEKNLASGNNYLKHLLRTNTIVMVIDINNDILKEIKFLLDIVNNFNPILSKKNIGLIISKYDSKSKLNISQLLSEIINNFNFFKNKIFLLSKSFDKQTEEFLAFAYNSINSSENKFDIDLPIISLKKNNDKRVVYDGDSFIIKDKQFVQLAEGSNLNNWKTLIQFQYKLKSSKISKELENIGIKRGDTLKIGEYSFNWEE is encoded by the coding sequence ATGTATATAGATAAAGTAATAATAAATATTAAATCTGGTGATGGAGGAAAAGGTTCCATAAGTTTTAATCAAGATTCAAAAAACTCTAGAGGTGGACCTGATGGTGGAAACGGAGGAAAAGGTGGAAGTATTTGGATTATGTGTGATAAAAACATGTCTTCCTTAAATTCCTTTAGACATTCTAAATTTTTCAATGCTGAAAACGGAGGAAATGGTTCAGATCAAAAAAAAACTGGTTTGAACGGTAAAGATCTATTTATAAAAGTACCAGATGGGACCCTTATTCGTGATGTAAAAAAAGAAAAAAATCTTATAGCAGTAATTACTACTGAATCTGAGCCCATAGAGCTATTCAAAGGAGGAAAAGGTGGAAGAGGAAATGTTGCTTTTGTAACCTCTAAAAATAAAGAACCACTTCTTGCAGAAGCAGGAGAAAAAGGTTCAAACTATCAACTTGAATTAGATTTGAGGTTTTTTTCAAATGTGTGCCTTATAGGTCGACCAAATTCAGGAAAATCAAACATTATTCGAAATATATCAAATGCAAAGGTAGAGGTAGCTGAATATCCTTTTACTACAAAACAACCAGTATTGGCTTCAATTAGTAGAGGTTTTAAAAATATTAAAATAGCAGAAATACCTGGCCTTGTTTCTCATAATGAAAAAAATTTAGCATCAGGAAATAACTATCTTAAGCATTTGCTAAGAACCAATACCATAGTCATGGTTATTGATATAAATAATGATATTTTGAAGGAAATAAAATTTTTATTGGATATAGTCAATAATTTTAACCCAATATTGTCTAAAAAAAATATAGGGTTGATAATATCAAAGTATGATTCAAAGTCCAAACTAAATATCTCTCAATTATTATCAGAAATAATCAATAATTTTAATTTCTTCAAGAATAAGATTTTTTTATTATCTAAGAGTTTTGATAAACAAACCGAAGAATTTTTAGCTTTTGCATATAATTCAATTAACAGTTCTGAAAATAAATTTGATATCGATTTGCCAATTATTAGTCTTAAAAAAAATAATGATAAAAGGGTTGTTTATGATGGAGATTCTTTTATTATAAAAGACAAACAATTTGTTCAACTAGCAGAAGGATCTAACCTTAACAATTGGAAAACGCTTATCCAATTTCAATATAAATTAAAATCATCGAAGATCTCCAAAGAACTCGAAAATATTGGTATAAAAAGAGGTGATACCTTAAAAATAGGAGAATATTCATTCAACTGGGAAGAGTAA
- the pyrE gene encoding orotate phosphoribosyltransferase: MMDNNIKKRLLKRAIELKAIEYGEFTLASGMKSNFYFDGRLLSLDPESSSIISDWVLGKLMELQVNYIGGPAVAAVPIIGSTVYNAFIKGYSLSGFFIRSERKDHGLQKKIEGNLPNNSSVVIIDDTMSTGGSLIDSMNAVKENNCEILQVLTVLDRKLGGSEKLLSLGYNYSTILEVNSSGEII; encoded by the coding sequence ATGATGGATAATAATATAAAAAAAAGATTACTGAAACGAGCAATTGAATTAAAAGCTATTGAATATGGTGAATTTACTTTGGCAAGTGGAATGAAGTCTAATTTTTATTTCGACGGAAGATTACTTTCCTTAGATCCAGAAAGTTCTAGCATTATTTCTGATTGGGTTCTTGGAAAGCTTATGGAGCTACAAGTAAACTATATTGGAGGTCCAGCAGTGGCTGCTGTCCCAATTATCGGATCTACAGTATATAACGCTTTTATTAAAGGTTATTCTCTTTCAGGTTTTTTTATAAGATCAGAAAGAAAAGATCATGGTCTTCAAAAAAAAATTGAAGGGAATCTTCCAAATAATTCATCAGTTGTTATCATTGATGACACCATGTCAACTGGAGGCTCTTTAATAGATTCAATGAATGCAGTAAAAGAAAATAATTGTGAAATCTTACAGGTTTTGACCGTTCTAGATAGGAAGCTTGGTGGTTCAGAAAAACTTCTAAGTTTAGGCTATAATTATTCTACTATTTTAGAGGTTAATTCATCAGGAGAAATAATTTGA
- a CDS encoding CoA transferase, with the protein MKMKSNGPLSDITVLEFGNFVAGPTAGQLLSDLGANVIKIEPPMGEPWRHASPSVPPGESRLFIALNRGKKSVCIDLKSEEGQEVCHRLVSEADAVISNNRKDTSEKLKYDYRSLSKINPKLVYVESTAYGSLGDKAAEPGFDLIMQAYTGIMSTENKIYHGAPSAVKSSSYIDYSTGYAMALGVVSGVHQARLTGQGVLLQTSLLAQALSMQAMQVAEIENDLSPAQKWLENKKDNMIKNETPFEDIQEDYISQAGAPQIAQYYRAYKTKNGALALGCLAMHARKRISSLFDLEDVRFDLSKKFSEEELLKIGKEFESKMESKFLKKNTDEWIKFLRSHDIPCEPMQFTEELLDNKQAIKNKYVIELDHKTGGKVRSSGPIFNVSTGNAKLSSAPLLGENTKEVLSSIGYEDSYIEDLISKKIIGKNL; encoded by the coding sequence ATGAAAATGAAATCTAATGGTCCGCTATCAGATATAACTGTTTTAGAGTTTGGAAATTTTGTTGCTGGGCCCACAGCAGGTCAACTTCTTTCTGATTTAGGGGCAAATGTAATTAAGATTGAACCACCTATGGGAGAGCCTTGGAGACATGCTTCCCCTTCTGTACCACCTGGAGAAAGCAGGCTATTTATTGCACTGAATAGAGGGAAAAAGAGTGTATGCATAGATTTAAAGTCAGAAGAAGGGCAGGAAGTTTGCCACCGTTTAGTTTCCGAAGCGGATGCTGTTATATCTAATAACAGAAAAGATACCTCAGAAAAGTTAAAGTATGATTATAGATCTCTATCTAAAATAAATCCAAAATTAGTGTATGTAGAATCAACAGCATACGGCTCTTTAGGTGATAAGGCAGCAGAACCAGGTTTTGATCTAATTATGCAAGCATACACAGGAATTATGTCGACGGAAAACAAAATTTATCATGGAGCACCAAGTGCAGTAAAATCATCTTCATACATTGATTATTCTACAGGTTATGCAATGGCACTAGGAGTTGTTTCTGGTGTTCATCAAGCTAGATTAACTGGTCAAGGAGTCTTATTACAAACAAGCTTGCTAGCTCAAGCATTATCGATGCAAGCCATGCAAGTTGCTGAAATAGAAAACGATTTAAGCCCTGCACAGAAATGGCTAGAAAATAAAAAAGATAACATGATAAAAAATGAAACACCTTTTGAAGATATACAAGAAGACTATATTTCCCAAGCTGGAGCGCCTCAAATAGCCCAATATTATAGAGCTTATAAAACTAAAAATGGTGCTTTAGCTCTTGGGTGTTTGGCTATGCATGCTAGAAAAAGAATAAGTAGTTTATTTGATCTAGAAGACGTTAGATTCGATCTTTCAAAAAAGTTTTCAGAAGAAGAGCTGCTAAAAATTGGAAAAGAATTTGAATCTAAAATGGAGTCAAAATTTCTTAAAAAAAATACAGATGAATGGATTAAGTTTTTAAGGTCCCATGATATACCTTGTGAGCCCATGCAATTCACAGAAGAGTTACTTGATAATAAGCAAGCTATAAAAAATAAATATGTTATTGAGCTTGATCATAAAACAGGAGGAAAAGTTAGATCGAGTGGTCCGATATTTAATGTATCCACAGGTAATGCAAAATTATCTAGTGCTCCTTTATTAGGTGAAAATACAAAAGAAGTTCTTAGTTCAATTGGCTATGAGGATTCATATATAGAAGACTTGATATCAAAAAAAATCATAGGGAAAAATCTTTAA
- a CDS encoding chromosomal replication initiator protein DnaA, producing MANKVWSASLGYLEMVVPETTYKTWLENTEGVSISGDLLVVSTQSIFAIEMLSQRLNKTIKDAIYQTSNKNYQIQYTLSGDEKNNRSKTTQGAIEGSWINPRFDFKSFITGSSNYLAYAAAKKICELPGEIYNPLYLYSEWGLGKTHLIQSIAKTLKTKGLKVLSVSGETFVNEFVKSIKNKSPQKMNKYREADVFILDDIDFFVGKKQTIELFIHIINQLSISGKQIVVTSYNHPSKLDVSKRLTSILKSGLIVKIQTPDKETSKKYITKSFKKNGVNISEELIDFIGSKKYDSFSEIEGIIKSLVAHSDLLNTEITESMVRSILHDYKLENIKDINISKEKIFGLIKYMFGITEREIIGRKTDKKTSFARQVAAYLLIEKSNFSMAQAGKVLGNRNHSTIIYSVNKIKKIMLKDVELKQEIEKSLIQN from the coding sequence TTGGCGAATAAAGTATGGTCTGCCTCATTAGGATACCTTGAGATGGTAGTCCCTGAAACTACGTATAAAACTTGGTTAGAAAATACAGAGGGAGTTTCTATCTCTGGAGACTTATTAGTGGTTTCTACTCAAAGTATATTTGCTATTGAAATGCTATCTCAGAGATTAAATAAAACTATTAAGGATGCAATTTATCAAACAAGTAATAAAAATTATCAAATCCAATACACCTTGAGTGGAGATGAGAAAAATAACAGATCTAAGACAACTCAAGGTGCAATTGAGGGAAGTTGGATAAACCCTAGATTTGATTTTAAGTCTTTCATAACCGGAAGCTCCAACTATTTAGCTTATGCTGCTGCTAAAAAAATATGTGAATTACCAGGAGAGATCTACAATCCTTTATACTTATATAGTGAATGGGGTCTTGGTAAAACTCACTTGATACAATCTATTGCTAAAACCTTAAAGACAAAAGGACTCAAGGTGTTATCAGTTTCAGGAGAAACTTTTGTTAATGAATTCGTAAAATCAATTAAAAACAAATCTCCACAAAAAATGAATAAGTATAGAGAGGCAGATGTTTTCATTCTTGATGATATAGACTTCTTTGTAGGGAAAAAACAAACCATTGAATTATTTATTCACATAATAAATCAACTATCAATATCAGGGAAACAAATAGTTGTCACCTCATATAACCATCCAAGCAAACTAGATGTATCAAAGAGACTAACCTCCATATTGAAATCAGGCCTTATAGTAAAAATACAAACACCTGACAAAGAAACCTCTAAAAAATACATTACTAAATCTTTCAAAAAGAACGGTGTGAATATTTCTGAAGAATTAATTGATTTTATAGGTAGTAAAAAATATGATTCTTTCTCTGAAATTGAAGGAATTATTAAGTCACTTGTAGCGCATTCTGATTTATTAAATACAGAAATTACCGAAAGTATGGTTAGAAGCATTCTTCATGACTATAAGCTTGAAAATATTAAAGATATTAATATTTCTAAAGAGAAAATATTTGGTCTTATAAAATATATGTTTGGGATAACTGAGAGAGAAATAATTGGAAGAAAAACTGATAAAAAAACAAGCTTTGCAAGGCAAGTGGCAGCATATTTATTGATTGAAAAGTCAAATTTTTCTATGGCTCAGGCAGGAAAAGTCTTAGGTAATCGTAATCACTCGACCATTATATATTCTGTAAACAAAATTAAGAAAATTATGTTGAAAGATGTTGAACTTAAGCAAGAAATAGAGAAATCTTTAATTCAAAATTAA